From the Clostridium sp. Marseille-P299 genome, one window contains:
- a CDS encoding DUF3006 domain-containing protein: protein MKVIIDRFEGAIAICEDETKNMISIPKYKLPLEVKEGDCIIEENGFLRIDNEATKERKSNMKDRMSRLFE, encoded by the coding sequence ATGAAGGTTATTATTGATCGATTTGAAGGGGCCATTGCAATTTGTGAAGATGAAACTAAGAATATGATTTCAATACCCAAATACAAATTGCCTCTAGAGGTAAAAGAAGGAGATTGTATTATCGAAGAAAATGGTTTTTTGCGAATTGATAATGAAGCAACGAAAGAAAGAAAAAGTAATATGAAGGATCGAATGAGCCGTCTTTTTGAATAA
- a CDS encoding ComEC/Rec2 family competence protein has product MKKYLYALLCLLFVSFAITGCDVIDIDSFFVSSELTNDNSTNDDANLKVHFIDVGQADCILIESSNQYMLVDAGNNADEELIISYLNNLGIKRLEYVIGTHPHEDHIGSLDAVIRNYEIGKVILPEKEHTTKTFENVLDAIEEKNLKITKPKVGDKYEIGDASFVIIAPNNDYGDELNNWSVGIKLTLEDTSFVMCGDAEKEAEEDILSNGIDLKADVLKLGHHGSRTSSSKDFVDAVDPSYIVITCGADNSYGHPHKETMKWLKKRGIPFFRTDKQGTIIATSDGDEITWNVEPSNSYEAGNR; this is encoded by the coding sequence ATGAAGAAATATTTATATGCGTTATTGTGCCTTCTTTTTGTATCATTTGCTATTACGGGCTGTGACGTAATTGACATTGATAGTTTTTTTGTGTCCAGCGAACTTACCAATGACAATAGCACTAATGATGATGCAAATTTGAAAGTACATTTTATTGATGTGGGCCAGGCGGATTGTATTTTAATTGAATCCAGTAATCAGTATATGTTAGTGGATGCAGGAAATAATGCCGATGAAGAGTTGATTATATCTTATTTAAATAATTTAGGGATAAAGAGATTAGAGTATGTAATAGGAACCCATCCCCATGAGGATCATATAGGTTCATTAGATGCTGTGATTAGAAATTATGAAATAGGAAAAGTTATTTTACCAGAAAAAGAGCATACAACTAAAACTTTTGAAAATGTTTTGGATGCAATTGAAGAAAAAAACTTAAAAATAACAAAACCTAAAGTCGGTGATAAATACGAGATAGGAGATGCATCTTTTGTTATTATAGCTCCAAATAACGATTATGGAGATGAGTTAAATAATTGGTCTGTTGGTATTAAGTTAACCTTAGAAGATACTTCCTTTGTCATGTGTGGAGATGCAGAAAAAGAGGCTGAAGAAGATATTTTATCCAATGGAATTGACCTAAAAGCAGATGTGCTAAAATTAGGTCATCATGGAAGTAGAACCTCTTCCTCAAAAGATTTCGTTGATGCGGTAGATCCAAGCTACATAGTCATTACATGTGGAGCCGATAATTCATATGGACATCCTCATAAGGAGACAATGAAGTGGTTGAAAAAAAGAGGAATACCGTTTTTTAGAACGGATAAGCAAGGAACGATTATTGCAACGTCTGATGGCGATGAAATAACATGGAACGTAGAACCAAGTAATTCCTACGAAGCGGGAAATAGGTAA
- the cdaA gene encoding diadenylate cyclase CdaA — protein sequence MDTIITFFQDFLVRLSLPQLKITDIIEIIIIASIIYHIIKWVKSTRAWSLMRGLAILLLFWILASMFHFNAIIWIFVKTINVGIIAIIIVFQPEFRKALEQLGQKNIMSPLYSFGESKEKEERFSEHTVNELIRATFELAKTKTGALMVIEQDVTLREYEQTGINIDAEISSQLLINIFEHNTPLHDGAVIIRGNRITSATCYLPLSDNMTLSKDLGTRHRAGVGISEVTDSLTIIVSEQTGKVSIAKNGELIRNLDSDYLRAKLTEVQKRTAGEVKKIKLWKGKRKNETGVN from the coding sequence ATGGATACGATTATAACATTTTTTCAGGACTTTTTGGTCCGGTTATCATTACCACAATTAAAAATTACGGATATTATTGAAATTATAATTATTGCTTCTATAATATACCATATTATAAAGTGGGTGAAATCGACTAGAGCTTGGTCATTAATGCGTGGTCTGGCAATCCTTCTCCTTTTTTGGATTTTAGCTTCGATGTTCCATTTTAACGCGATAATTTGGATATTTGTAAAAACGATTAATGTTGGAATTATAGCCATTATTATTGTGTTTCAACCGGAATTTAGGAAAGCATTAGAACAACTTGGCCAGAAGAATATCATGTCTCCATTATATTCTTTTGGCGAATCTAAGGAAAAAGAAGAACGTTTCTCAGAACATACAGTGAATGAGTTAATACGTGCTACTTTTGAATTAGCAAAAACCAAAACAGGTGCTTTGATGGTAATTGAACAAGACGTTACCCTCAGAGAATATGAGCAAACAGGAATTAACATTGATGCAGAAATAAGCAGTCAACTTTTAATTAATATATTTGAGCATAATACTCCACTACATGATGGAGCAGTTATTATTCGAGGAAATCGAATTACATCAGCTACTTGTTATTTACCGCTTTCAGACAATATGACTTTAAGCAAAGATTTAGGAACAAGGCATCGAGCTGGTGTTGGAATCAGTGAAGTTACGGATAGTTTAACAATTATTGTGTCCGAGCAAACTGGTAAAGTTTCAATCGCTAAGAATGGAGAATTAATTCGTAATTTAGATAGTGATTATTTAAGAGCTAAGTTGACCGAGGTACAAAAACGAACAGCGGGTGAAGTCAAAAAGATAAAGTTATGGAAGGGAAAGCGAAAGAATGAAACAGGTGTTAACTAG
- the nifJ gene encoding pyruvate:ferredoxin (flavodoxin) oxidoreductase, translating to MARKMKTMDGNTAAAHVSYAFTDVAAIYPITPSSPMADYTDMWATQGRKNIFGHEVILSEMQSEAGAAGAVHGSLQAGALTATYTASQGLLLMIPNMYKIAGELLPGVINVSARALASHALSIFGDHSDVYACRQTGFAMLCSGNVQETMDLGAVAHLTAIKGRVPFVHFFDGFRTSHEIQKIEIWDYEDLKEMTDMDAVDAFRKRALNPEHPVQRGTAQNPDVFFQAREASNPYYDAIPELAQEYMDKVNAKIGTDYKLFNYYGAPDAEHVIVAMGSVCDTIEETIDYMLANGEKVGLIKVRLYRPFSAKHLLEAFPDSVKRITVLDRTKEPGALGEPLYLDVVAAIKDTKFGNLPVLSGRYGLGSKDTTPAQILSVYRNVDRKKFTIGIVDDVTNLSLEIKENPDTADKGTTSCKFWGLGADGTVGANKNSIKIIGDHTNKYAQAYFDYDSKKSGGVTISHLRFGDNPIKSTYLINKANFVACHMPAYIRKYNMVQDLKDGGTFLLNCSWNMEEIEQHLPGQVKRYMAKHNIKFYTIDGIKIGKEVGLGGRINTILQAAFFKLANIIPIEDAVKYMKDAATASYSKKGDDVVKMNHTAIDRGVEGVVEIKVPASWADAEDESLEVNFTNGLPDVVKYVNNIQNKINAQEGNSLPVSAFVDHADGTVPLGTAAYEKRGVAIDVPVWNPDTCLQCNLCSYVCPHAVIRPVVMSEEEAAKAPEGSKMVDMKGFPGKKFAQTISVLDCTGCGSCVNVCPEVKGVKTLSMAPLESQLEIQHMFDYGVTLETPAEILEKFKETTVKGSQFKQPLLEFSGACAGCGETPYAKLITQLYGDRMYIANATGCSSIWGGSSPSTPYTVNKEGKGPAWANSLFEDNAEFGFGMQLAQQALRKRLIDSAEALLAKVENAEVKEALDEFLATKNNSTANGPATKKLVAALEACDCDDADRANILKNKDFLAKKSQWIFGGDGWAYDIGFGGLDHVIASGQDVNIMVFDTEVYSNTGGQSSKATPTGAIAQFAAAGKDVKKKDLAQIAMSYGYVYVAQIAQGADYNQTLKAITEAENYPGPSLIIAYAPCINHGIKGGMKASQTEEKRAVEAGYWHLFRFNPLLAEEGKNPFILDSKAPKTSYQEFLQSEVRYNRLARTNPERAAELFARAEKDAMAKYERLVKMAE from the coding sequence ATGGCTAGAAAAATGAAAACCATGGATGGCAATACTGCTGCAGCACACGTGTCATACGCGTTTACAGACGTAGCAGCAATCTATCCTATTACACCTTCTTCCCCTATGGCTGACTACACTGACATGTGGGCAACTCAAGGAAGAAAGAATATCTTCGGACACGAGGTTATATTATCCGAAATGCAATCTGAAGCAGGTGCTGCAGGTGCCGTACACGGATCTTTACAGGCAGGTGCTTTAACAGCTACCTATACTGCATCTCAAGGATTATTATTAATGATCCCTAATATGTATAAAATCGCTGGTGAATTATTACCAGGTGTTATTAACGTATCAGCTCGTGCTTTAGCAAGCCATGCTTTATCTATCTTTGGTGACCATTCAGACGTTTACGCATGTCGCCAAACTGGTTTTGCAATGCTTTGTTCAGGTAATGTACAAGAAACTATGGACTTAGGTGCTGTTGCACACTTAACAGCAATCAAAGGACGTGTTCCATTTGTTCATTTCTTCGATGGTTTTAGAACTTCTCACGAAATTCAAAAAATCGAAATCTGGGATTATGAAGATCTTAAAGAAATGACAGATATGGATGCTGTTGATGCATTCCGTAAGAGAGCATTAAATCCTGAACACCCAGTTCAAAGAGGTACAGCTCAAAACCCTGATGTTTTCTTCCAGGCAAGAGAAGCAAGCAATCCTTATTATGATGCAATTCCTGAGTTAGCTCAAGAGTACATGGATAAGGTTAATGCTAAAATCGGTACAGATTATAAATTATTTAACTACTATGGTGCTCCAGATGCAGAACACGTTATCGTAGCTATGGGTTCTGTATGTGACACAATTGAAGAAACAATAGATTATATGCTTGCTAATGGCGAAAAAGTAGGTCTTATCAAAGTTCGTCTTTACAGACCATTCTCCGCTAAACATTTATTAGAAGCATTCCCTGATTCTGTTAAGAGAATCACTGTTCTTGATAGAACTAAAGAGCCTGGTGCACTTGGCGAGCCTCTTTACTTAGATGTAGTTGCAGCTATCAAAGATACTAAGTTTGGAAATCTTCCAGTATTATCTGGTCGTTACGGATTAGGTTCTAAGGATACTACACCAGCTCAAATTCTTTCTGTATACAGAAATGTTGATAGAAAGAAATTTACTATCGGTATTGTTGATGATGTTACTAACTTATCACTTGAAATCAAAGAAAACCCAGATACAGCAGACAAGGGAACAACTTCTTGTAAATTCTGGGGTCTTGGTGCAGATGGTACTGTAGGTGCTAATAAGAACTCCATTAAGATCATCGGTGATCATACAAATAAGTATGCTCAAGCTTACTTTGATTATGACTCCAAAAAATCTGGTGGTGTAACTATCTCCCACTTACGTTTTGGTGACAACCCAATTAAGTCTACTTACCTTATTAATAAAGCTAACTTCGTAGCATGTCACATGCCTGCTTATATTAGAAAATATAACATGGTTCAAGACTTAAAAGATGGTGGTACTTTCCTTCTTAACTGTTCTTGGAACATGGAAGAAATTGAACAACATTTACCAGGCCAAGTAAAACGCTACATGGCAAAACATAACATCAAATTCTACACAATCGATGGTATCAAGATTGGTAAAGAAGTAGGTCTTGGTGGACGTATCAATACAATCCTTCAAGCTGCTTTCTTTAAATTAGCTAATATCATTCCTATCGAAGATGCTGTTAAGTACATGAAAGATGCTGCTACTGCTTCTTACTCTAAGAAGGGTGACGACGTTGTTAAGATGAACCATACAGCAATTGATCGTGGTGTTGAAGGCGTTGTTGAAATTAAAGTTCCAGCTTCTTGGGCTGATGCAGAAGATGAAAGCTTAGAAGTAAACTTCACAAATGGTCTTCCTGATGTTGTTAAATATGTAAATAACATTCAGAATAAGATTAACGCACAAGAAGGTAACAGCTTACCAGTTTCTGCTTTCGTTGATCACGCAGATGGTACTGTTCCACTAGGAACTGCTGCATACGAAAAACGTGGTGTAGCTATCGACGTTCCAGTATGGAATCCAGATACTTGTTTACAATGTAACTTATGTTCTTATGTTTGTCCACACGCTGTAATTCGTCCAGTTGTTATGTCTGAAGAAGAAGCAGCTAAGGCTCCAGAAGGATCTAAGATGGTAGACATGAAAGGCTTCCCAGGAAAGAAATTTGCTCAGACTATCTCTGTTCTTGACTGTACAGGTTGCGGTAGCTGTGTAAATGTGTGTCCAGAAGTTAAGGGAGTTAAGACTCTTAGCATGGCTCCACTTGAATCTCAATTAGAAATTCAACATATGTTCGATTATGGTGTAACACTTGAAACTCCAGCAGAAATTCTTGAAAAATTCAAGGAAACAACTGTTAAGGGTAGCCAGTTCAAACAACCATTACTTGAGTTCTCCGGAGCTTGTGCAGGTTGTGGTGAAACTCCATACGCTAAATTAATCACTCAGTTATATGGTGATAGAATGTACATTGCTAACGCAACTGGATGTTCTTCTATCTGGGGTGGTTCTTCACCTTCTACACCATACACTGTAAACAAAGAAGGTAAAGGTCCAGCTTGGGCTAACTCCTTATTTGAAGACAATGCAGAATTCGGCTTTGGTATGCAATTAGCTCAACAGGCTTTAAGAAAACGTCTTATCGACTCTGCTGAAGCATTATTAGCAAAAGTTGAAAATGCAGAAGTAAAAGAAGCTTTAGATGAATTCCTTGCAACAAAGAATAACTCTACAGCAAACGGACCAGCTACTAAGAAATTAGTTGCTGCATTAGAAGCTTGTGACTGTGATGATGCTGACAGAGCTAACATCTTAAAGAACAAAGATTTCTTAGCTAAGAAGTCTCAATGGATCTTTGGTGGTGACGGTTGGGCATATGACATCGGTTTCGGTGGTTTAGATCACGTTATCGCTTCTGGTCAAGACGTAAACATCATGGTATTCGATACTGAAGTTTACTCCAATACAGGTGGTCAGTCTTCTAAGGCAACTCCAACAGGTGCTATTGCTCAGTTCGCAGCAGCTGGTAAAGATGTTAAGAAGAAAGACTTAGCACAAATCGCTATGAGCTATGGTTATGTATACGTTGCTCAAATCGCTCAAGGTGCTGATTACAATCAAACACTTAAAGCTATCACTGAAGCTGAAAACTATCCAGGACCATCCTTAATCATCGCTTATGCTCCATGTATCAACCATGGTATCAAGGGCGGTATGAAGGCTTCTCAAACAGAAGAAAAACGTGCTGTTGAAGCTGGTTACTGGCACTTATTCAGATTCAACCCATTACTTGCTGAAGAAGGAAAGAATCCATTTATCTTAGATTCTAAAGCTCCTAAGACAAGTTACCAAGAGTTCTTACAAAGCGAAGTTCGTTACAACAGACTTGCAAGAACAAACCCAGAAAGAGCAGCTGAATTATTTGCTAGAGCAGAAAAAGACGCTATGGCTAAATATGAAAGACTTGTTAAGATGGCTGAATAA
- the lysS gene encoding lysine--tRNA ligase, whose protein sequence is MNPVAEEKKNEQNAQPEVNVNELIKVKRQKLADLQAANKDPFQIMKYDVTNHTKDIKDNFEEFEGKVVSIAGRIMSKRVMGKASFMNVQDKLGNIQSYVQRDVLGEEPYKDFKKYDIGDIVGVKGEVFKTHAGEISVRASEITLLSKCLQVLPEKYHGLTDTDTRYRQRYVDLMMNPEVRDTFIKRSMIIREIRNFLDGRDFIEVETPVLTKNAGGAAARPFMTHHNSLDEDLNLRISLELYLKRLIVGGLERVYEIGRVFRNEGLSVRHNPEFTLLELYQAYTDYHGMMDLTEDLFRTVAKNVLGTTVISYDGVEIDLGKPFERITMLDAVKKYANVDFNEIKSDEEAKAIAKEHHIAFEDRHKKGDILNLFFEEYVEENLVQPTFVLDHPVEISPLTKKKPENPDYTERFELFVTKREMANAYSELNDPIDQRERFVAQEALKAAGDEEANSMDEDFLNALAYGMPPTGGIGIGIDRFVMLLTDSAAIRDVLLFPTMKTLN, encoded by the coding sequence ATGAATCCCGTGGCAGAAGAAAAGAAGAATGAGCAAAACGCTCAACCAGAAGTTAATGTAAATGAATTAATCAAGGTGAAGAGACAGAAGTTAGCGGATTTACAGGCTGCAAATAAAGACCCATTTCAAATCATGAAGTATGATGTAACAAATCATACAAAGGATATAAAAGATAACTTTGAAGAATTTGAAGGAAAAGTTGTTTCCATTGCTGGTCGTATCATGAGCAAACGTGTAATGGGTAAGGCTTCCTTTATGAATGTTCAGGACAAGTTAGGTAATATACAATCTTATGTTCAACGTGATGTCCTTGGAGAAGAACCTTATAAAGATTTTAAGAAGTATGATATCGGTGATATTGTAGGTGTAAAGGGTGAAGTATTTAAGACTCATGCAGGTGAAATATCTGTAAGAGCAAGTGAAATCACACTTTTATCTAAGTGTCTACAAGTATTACCTGAAAAATATCATGGTCTTACAGATACAGATACAAGATATCGTCAAAGATATGTAGATTTAATGATGAACCCAGAGGTTCGTGATACATTTATTAAACGTTCTATGATTATTCGTGAAATCCGTAATTTCCTTGATGGTAGAGATTTTATCGAAGTAGAAACTCCTGTTCTTACAAAAAATGCAGGTGGTGCAGCAGCTAGACCATTTATGACTCATCATAACTCTCTTGATGAAGACCTTAATTTAAGAATTTCACTTGAATTATACTTAAAGAGATTAATTGTAGGTGGATTAGAAAGAGTTTATGAAATTGGACGAGTATTCCGTAATGAAGGTTTATCTGTTCGTCATAACCCAGAATTCACATTATTAGAGTTATATCAGGCATACACAGATTATCATGGTATGATGGATTTAACAGAAGATTTATTTAGAACGGTAGCTAAGAATGTACTTGGTACAACTGTAATTTCCTATGATGGTGTTGAAATTGATTTAGGAAAACCATTTGAAAGAATTACTATGCTTGATGCGGTTAAGAAGTATGCAAATGTAGACTTTAATGAGATTAAATCTGATGAAGAAGCAAAGGCAATTGCAAAAGAACATCACATTGCATTTGAAGATAGACACAAAAAAGGTGATATTTTAAATCTATTCTTCGAAGAATATGTAGAAGAAAATCTTGTTCAACCAACATTTGTATTAGACCATCCAGTGGAGATTTCCCCACTTACTAAGAAAAAGCCAGAAAATCCAGATTATACAGAACGTTTTGAACTCTTTGTAACAAAGAGAGAAATGGCAAATGCTTACTCTGAGTTAAATGACCCAATTGATCAAAGAGAACGTTTTGTTGCTCAAGAAGCATTAAAAGCAGCTGGTGATGAAGAAGCGAATTCTATGGATGAAGATTTCTTAAATGCGTTAGCGTATGGTATGCCACCAACAGGCGGTATCGGAATTGGTATTGACCGTTTTGTAATGTTATTAACTGACTCAGCTGCAATACGTGATGTACTTTTATTCCCAACGATGAAAACGTTAAACTAA
- a CDS encoding CdaR family protein has translation MKQVLTRNVGLKILSLFLAVLLWVIIMNIDDPYITKTIDDIPVNILNENAVEENNKMYEIDSGDTATIKVKGKRSIIDGLKADDFKAIADFKQMSMTYAVPIQISVKESSRVSESDIEILRQTEMMTLSLEDADAQTYRINVKTIGEVPEGYYVAETVATPNLIEISGSKKQISKIKEVTVEVDVQNRTESFEYSAKPVAYNENGYAVESPKLTFETDEVLVEVKILPTKEITLQVEQEGNPYYGYECSSIAWQPKTITIAGEIEDLKNIYILKIPFDVEGKKETINTDVSIEDYLDDKYILVDENKSVAVTAKIEKLDSKDVMVRAVDINVRNLSNEYEVLFVTKGTITLRVMGLADKLDHIIGRDLEPYIDLDGYSVGTHYVSVKSDVNTDISVRPTTIGIEIIEKSLD, from the coding sequence ATGAAACAGGTGTTAACTAGAAATGTCGGTTTGAAAATTCTATCTCTTTTTTTGGCAGTGTTATTGTGGGTAATCATAATGAACATTGATGATCCTTACATAACAAAGACAATTGACGATATTCCTGTTAATATTTTAAATGAGAATGCGGTAGAAGAAAATAATAAGATGTATGAGATAGATTCAGGGGATACCGCTACAATTAAAGTCAAGGGAAAGCGATCAATTATCGATGGTCTTAAGGCAGATGATTTCAAAGCTATTGCGGATTTTAAACAAATGTCCATGACATATGCGGTACCAATTCAAATATCAGTGAAAGAATCTAGTAGAGTTTCAGAAAGTGACATTGAAATTTTGAGGCAGACAGAAATGATGACGTTATCATTAGAGGATGCAGATGCTCAAACTTATCGAATTAACGTAAAGACAATTGGAGAAGTACCAGAAGGATATTATGTTGCAGAAACAGTTGCAACACCAAATTTAATAGAAATCAGTGGATCCAAAAAACAAATATCGAAAATTAAAGAAGTCACTGTTGAAGTTGATGTTCAAAATAGAACCGAGTCCTTTGAATATTCTGCAAAACCAGTCGCTTATAATGAGAATGGATATGCTGTAGAATCTCCAAAGTTAACTTTTGAAACAGACGAGGTGCTGGTAGAAGTTAAAATATTACCAACAAAAGAAATAACATTGCAAGTTGAGCAAGAAGGAAATCCGTACTATGGATATGAATGCTCAAGTATTGCATGGCAGCCAAAGACAATAACGATTGCCGGAGAAATAGAGGACTTAAAGAATATTTATATATTAAAAATTCCTTTTGATGTTGAAGGTAAGAAAGAAACAATAAATACGGATGTAAGTATTGAAGATTACTTAGATGATAAGTATATATTAGTAGATGAGAATAAGAGTGTTGCGGTTACTGCAAAAATTGAGAAACTTGATAGTAAGGATGTAATGGTTCGTGCAGTAGATATCAATGTTAGGAATCTCTCCAATGAATATGAAGTATTATTTGTAACAAAAGGAACGATAACATTACGAGTTATGGGATTAGCAGATAAATTAGATCATATTATTGGAAGAGACTTAGAGCCGTACATTGATTTGGATGGTTACTCAGTAGGAACACATTATGTCTCTGTAAAATCGGATGTAAATACAGATATTTCTGTAAGGCCCACAACCATTGGTATAGAAATTATTGAAAAGAGTTTAGATTAG
- a CDS encoding HPr family phosphocarrier protein produces the protein MVSAKVVVINEVGLHLRPAGYLCKLAMNYPCKIELRIDNRTVNAKSVLGVLSACVKNGDEIEIICDGEKEEEALRVLIDAVASDFVESVNNVKQNN, from the coding sequence ATGGTTAGCGCTAAGGTTGTTGTTATTAATGAAGTCGGGCTACATTTAAGACCAGCAGGATATTTATGCAAGTTGGCAATGAATTATCCATGTAAGATTGAGTTACGTATAGACAATCGAACCGTGAATGCCAAGAGTGTTCTAGGGGTATTATCTGCTTGTGTTAAGAATGGCGATGAGATAGAAATTATTTGTGATGGTGAAAAAGAGGAAGAGGCATTGCGTGTATTAATAGATGCAGTAGCCTCTGATTTTGTAGAAAGTGTTAATAATGTAAAACAAAATAATTAA
- a CDS encoding cation diffusion facilitator family transporter, producing the protein MNLLVKMFVKDSDEVEKASVRTAYGILASVVGIICNIFLFFIKLLIGVMIQSISVMADAFNNLSDAASSIISFIGVKLANRPADKEHPFGHGRYEYIASFVVSFLILQVGITCFKSSITKIINPQTILVRPILIVILCLSVGVKIWLALFNRKLGKKINSNVMKATAADSIGDVLITSATIISIIIGYVTELNIDGFMGIAVSIFVFISGINIARETLEPLLGEAIDKELYQKITKKVCSYKYIMGCHDLVVHNYGPTHTMATIHCEVPNNIPMEDAHEVIDQIERDVLREDNIFLVIHMDPVEVNNEKVVLLKEKVTSIVKILEKEATIHDFRVVNGDCHSNLIFDLVIPHNYSEKQEKELERLVTQLIKEWDPKYECVISLDHSYVAEK; encoded by the coding sequence ATGAATCTATTAGTAAAGATGTTTGTTAAAGATAGTGATGAAGTGGAAAAAGCAAGTGTGCGTACCGCATACGGAATACTAGCAAGTGTTGTGGGGATTATCTGCAATATTTTTTTATTTTTCATTAAATTATTAATTGGTGTGATGATACAGAGTATCTCAGTAATGGCAGATGCGTTTAATAACCTTTCAGATGCAGCATCCTCTATTATAAGTTTTATTGGTGTGAAATTAGCAAATCGTCCCGCGGATAAAGAGCATCCATTTGGTCACGGAAGATATGAATATATAGCTTCTTTTGTAGTATCGTTTTTAATACTTCAAGTTGGAATTACTTGCTTTAAAAGTTCTATTACAAAAATTATAAATCCTCAAACAATATTAGTAAGACCTATTCTCATAGTAATTTTATGTCTTTCTGTTGGGGTTAAAATATGGCTGGCTTTATTTAATAGAAAGCTTGGTAAGAAGATAAATTCTAACGTTATGAAAGCAACAGCTGCCGATTCAATAGGGGATGTTCTTATAACAAGTGCAACGATTATTTCTATTATCATCGGCTATGTAACCGAACTTAATATTGATGGTTTTATGGGGATAGCAGTATCTATCTTTGTTTTTATTTCAGGGATAAATATAGCAAGAGAAACTTTAGAACCTTTGCTTGGAGAAGCAATAGATAAGGAATTATATCAAAAGATTACTAAAAAAGTATGCAGTTACAAATATATTATGGGTTGTCATGATTTAGTCGTGCATAATTATGGTCCAACACATACAATGGCTACAATCCATTGTGAAGTACCAAACAACATTCCAATGGAAGATGCACATGAAGTGATTGATCAAATTGAGCGAGATGTGTTGCGAGAAGATAATATCTTTTTAGTTATTCATATGGATCCAGTAGAAGTGAATAATGAAAAGGTAGTATTATTAAAGGAAAAAGTAACGAGCATAGTTAAGATACTTGAAAAAGAGGCAACAATTCATGATTTTAGAGTAGTAAATGGTGATTGTCATAGTAATTTGATTTTCGATCTTGTAATACCACATAACTATAGTGAGAAACAAGAAAAAGAATTGGAGCGTTTAGTTACACAATTAATTAAAGAATGGGATCCAAAATATGAATGCGTTATTTCCCTTGATCATAGTTATGTTGCTGAAAAATAG
- the greA gene encoding transcription elongation factor GreA, translating to MAEKKNILTYEGLRQLEEELQELKVNKRKQVAEKIKEAREQGDLSENAEYDAAKDEQRDIEARIEEIDKILKNAEVVVEDEVDVDAINIGCMVRILDMEYNDELEYKIVGSTEANSLKGKISNESPVGKALMGARKGDIISVDTHSGVIQYKILEIQRSN from the coding sequence ATGGCAGAAAAGAAAAATATTTTGACCTATGAAGGACTTAGGCAGTTAGAGGAAGAATTACAAGAGCTAAAAGTTAATAAACGAAAACAGGTAGCAGAGAAGATAAAAGAAGCAAGGGAGCAAGGCGATTTATCTGAAAATGCTGAATATGACGCAGCCAAAGATGAGCAAAGAGATATTGAAGCAAGAATTGAAGAAATCGATAAGATATTAAAGAACGCAGAAGTAGTAGTAGAAGACGAAGTAGACGTTGATGCTATTAATATTGGCTGTATGGTTCGTATCTTAGATATGGAATATAATGATGAACTTGAGTATAAAATTGTAGGATCCACTGAGGCAAATAGTCTTAAGGGAAAAATCTCAAATGAGTCACCAGTAGGAAAAGCACTTATGGGAGCTAGAAAAGGAGATATTATCTCTGTCGATACTCATTCAGGTGTGATTCAATATAAAATTCTTGAAATTCAAAGATCTAATTAA